A window of Longispora fulva contains these coding sequences:
- a CDS encoding TIGR03085 family metal-binding protein produces the protein MTSYALRERQLLADLLLEVGPDAATLCGGWRTLDLAVHLVIRERRPDAGLGVWVPAFAGWTDKVAASLRERRSYAEIVDLVRQRPWWIAPVDETINLVEFFVHHEDVRRAAKGFEARDLTEGFEHAVWGRLRALGLLLGNESVRLVAPGVGERTAGTSPTVTVTGPPSELALFCFGRQQVAQVTYDGPEESVQAIRSAKLGL, from the coding sequence ATGACCTCGTACGCGCTCCGCGAACGGCAACTCCTCGCTGACCTGCTGCTGGAGGTCGGCCCCGACGCCGCCACGCTGTGTGGCGGCTGGCGGACGCTGGACCTCGCGGTGCACCTGGTGATCCGGGAGCGCCGGCCGGACGCCGGGCTCGGGGTGTGGGTGCCGGCGTTCGCCGGCTGGACGGACAAGGTCGCGGCGTCCCTGCGCGAGCGGAGGAGCTACGCCGAGATCGTGGACCTGGTCCGCCAGCGGCCGTGGTGGATCGCCCCGGTGGACGAGACCATCAACCTCGTCGAGTTCTTCGTGCACCACGAGGACGTCCGGCGTGCCGCGAAGGGCTTCGAAGCCCGCGACCTCACCGAGGGCTTCGAGCACGCGGTCTGGGGCCGGCTGCGCGCCCTCGGCCTCCTCCTGGGTAACGAGTCGGTGCGGCTCGTGGCGCCGGGGGTCGGCGAGCGGACCGCCGGGACCTCGCCCACGGTGACGGTCACCGGGCCGCCGAGCGAGCTGGCGCTGTTCTGCTTCGGCCGGCAGCAGGTCGCGCAGGTGACGTATGACGGCCCGGAGGAGTCCGTGCAGGCCATCCGGTCGGCGAAGCTGGGCCTGTAG
- a CDS encoding ABC transporter ATP-binding protein — MDNGVLGRGMWVLGQAIRDEPGRFAIAVAGSCVFGLTTVASAYVVGRVVGDIVVPAFDSGHTTTGSLALGAGAILAVSLVKVLGILGRRLGAGAMQFHLQARYRRKVTSRYLQLPLAWHSKHPTGTLLSNANADVDAAWSPIAPFPMAVGTLVMLVGAVASLFAVDWVLALVSLVVFPAVFSLNVIYSRRMSPNITRAQQLRSEVSEIAHESFDGALVVKTMGREEAETLRFEQRANELRDAMVRVGRIRGAFDPAMDALPQLGTLAVLVVGAWRLSAGAVTVADVVAVAFLFTILAFPVRAIGWVLGELPRSVAGWDRLQNVITASGDMEYGTTPLRDAGPAVLEFAGVDFSYDDTQVLADVSFTVPAGRTVALVGPTGAGKSTIASLAARLVDPNAGRISIDGVDARQLSGAALAATVGLVPQLPFVFDDSVRGNITLGREGLDDDAVWAALDLAQASGFVRKLDEGLDTRVGERGTSLSGGQRQRLTLSRALAGGPRLLVLDDATSAVDPRVEAAVLAGVRGSSASVLVVAYRRATIALADQVVYVEQGRVVATGTHEELLAEVPGYIDLVTAYEQQEAEKELEDA, encoded by the coding sequence ATGGACAATGGTGTTCTGGGCCGCGGAATGTGGGTGCTCGGCCAGGCCATCCGTGACGAACCAGGTCGGTTCGCGATCGCGGTGGCCGGTAGTTGTGTGTTCGGACTGACGACGGTGGCCAGCGCGTACGTGGTGGGCCGGGTGGTCGGCGACATCGTCGTCCCCGCGTTCGACTCGGGGCACACGACCACTGGTTCCCTCGCCCTGGGAGCCGGGGCGATCCTCGCCGTCTCCCTGGTCAAGGTGCTCGGCATCCTGGGCCGGCGGCTGGGGGCCGGGGCGATGCAGTTTCACCTCCAGGCCCGGTACCGGCGCAAGGTCACCAGCCGCTATCTGCAGCTGCCGCTGGCCTGGCACTCCAAGCACCCCACCGGCACCCTGCTGTCCAACGCGAACGCAGACGTGGACGCCGCCTGGTCGCCGATCGCGCCGTTCCCGATGGCCGTGGGCACCCTGGTGATGCTGGTCGGCGCCGTCGCGTCGCTGTTCGCCGTGGACTGGGTCCTCGCGCTGGTCAGCCTCGTGGTCTTCCCGGCGGTGTTCAGCCTCAACGTCATCTACTCCCGGAGGATGTCCCCGAACATCACCCGTGCCCAGCAGCTGCGGTCCGAGGTCAGCGAGATCGCGCACGAGAGCTTCGACGGGGCCCTGGTCGTCAAGACGATGGGCCGCGAGGAGGCCGAGACCCTGCGGTTCGAGCAGCGGGCCAACGAGCTGCGCGACGCCATGGTGAGGGTCGGCCGGATCCGGGGCGCGTTCGACCCGGCGATGGACGCCCTGCCCCAGCTCGGCACTCTCGCGGTGCTGGTCGTGGGCGCGTGGCGGCTGTCGGCCGGCGCGGTCACGGTCGCCGACGTGGTGGCCGTGGCGTTCCTGTTCACGATCCTGGCGTTCCCGGTCCGGGCGATCGGCTGGGTGCTCGGCGAGCTGCCCCGCAGCGTCGCCGGCTGGGACAGGTTGCAGAACGTGATCACGGCGTCCGGGGACATGGAGTACGGCACGACCCCGCTGCGGGACGCCGGTCCCGCCGTCCTGGAGTTCGCCGGCGTGGACTTCTCCTACGACGACACCCAGGTTCTCGCCGACGTGTCCTTCACGGTCCCGGCCGGCCGGACCGTGGCCCTGGTCGGCCCGACCGGGGCCGGCAAGTCGACCATCGCCTCCCTGGCCGCCCGGCTGGTCGACCCGAACGCCGGCCGGATCAGCATCGACGGCGTGGACGCCCGCCAGCTCAGCGGCGCGGCCCTCGCCGCGACCGTCGGCCTGGTCCCGCAGCTGCCGTTCGTGTTCGACGACTCGGTCCGGGGCAACATCACGCTCGGCCGCGAGGGGCTCGACGACGACGCCGTCTGGGCGGCGCTCGACCTGGCCCAGGCGTCCGGCTTCGTCCGCAAGCTCGACGAGGGCCTCGACACCCGGGTCGGGGAGCGCGGCACGAGCCTGTCCGGCGGCCAGCGCCAGCGGCTCACCCTGTCCCGGGCCCTGGCCGGCGGCCCCCGGCTGCTGGTCCTGGACGACGCGACCAGCGCCGTCGACCCCCGGGTCGAGGCCGCCGTGCTCGCCGGGGTGCGCGGTTCGTCGGCGAGCGTGCTGGTCGTGGCGTACCGCAGGGCCACCATCGCCCTCGCCGACCAGGTGGTCTACGTCGAGCAGGGCCGGGTGGTGGCGACCGGTACGCATGAGGAACTGCTCGCGGAGGTGCCCGGCTACATCGACCTGGTGACGGCCTACGAGCAGCAAGAAGCAGAGAAAGAGCTGGAGGACGCGTGA
- a CDS encoding ABC transporter ATP-binding protein, whose translation MRRGLSLSPELRTGLVGTLCLAVVATAGKIAVPVAVQQGIDKGLRTASGVPDMHAIATIVTLTIAMLTVTVTCGYFMNVRLFTVSERALAGLRVRTFRHIHDLSTLHQQTERRGSLVSRVTSDIDTISQFLQFGGMLLIISFGQLLVATVIMSVYSWQLTLVVWAAFGPLAFVIRHFQKRLATAYGVARVKVGTLLGVVAESVVGASVIRAYGVHERTAGRLDTAVEEYRVAQYRGLRTSVGIFSLGELAAGLVNAGVVLLGVWLGLGGDLSVGELTAFMFLVALFVQPVQMATEILNDAQNAIAGWRRVLDVLDVAPDVADPVPGRALPAGPLGVQFDGVRFNYPGGPDVLSDVDVVIPAQMKIAVVGETGSGKTTFAKLLTRLMDPTAGTVQLGGEPLDEVSFVSLRSRVVMVPQDGFLFDATVAENVRFARPDLTDAELLAAFEGLGLADWVAGLPQGLATPVGERGEALSVGERQLVALARAYVADPDLLVLDEATSAVDPATEVRLARTLDAVTRGRTTVAIAHRLSTAQAADEVIVFDAGRIVQRGPHATLVAETDSVYAKLYASWLEQTR comes from the coding sequence ATGCGCCGGGGCCTGTCCCTGTCGCCAGAGCTGCGCACCGGCCTGGTCGGCACCCTGTGCCTCGCCGTCGTCGCGACCGCCGGCAAGATCGCGGTCCCGGTGGCCGTGCAGCAGGGCATCGACAAGGGGCTGCGCACCGCGTCCGGCGTGCCGGACATGCACGCCATCGCCACCATCGTCACCCTGACGATCGCGATGCTGACCGTGACCGTGACGTGCGGTTACTTCATGAACGTCCGGCTGTTCACGGTCAGCGAGCGGGCCCTGGCGGGGCTGCGGGTGCGCACCTTCCGGCACATCCACGACCTGTCGACCCTGCACCAGCAGACCGAGCGGCGCGGCTCGCTCGTGTCCCGGGTGACCAGCGACATCGACACGATCAGCCAGTTCCTCCAGTTCGGCGGGATGCTGCTGATCATCAGCTTCGGCCAGCTGCTCGTCGCCACCGTGATCATGTCGGTGTACTCCTGGCAGCTCACCCTCGTCGTCTGGGCGGCGTTCGGCCCGCTGGCCTTCGTGATCCGGCACTTCCAGAAGCGGCTGGCGACGGCGTACGGCGTGGCCCGGGTCAAGGTCGGCACCCTGCTCGGCGTGGTGGCCGAGAGCGTGGTCGGCGCGAGCGTCATCCGCGCGTACGGGGTGCACGAGCGCACCGCCGGCCGGCTCGACACGGCGGTGGAGGAGTACCGGGTCGCCCAGTACCGGGGACTGCGCACGTCGGTCGGGATCTTCTCCCTGGGAGAGCTGGCCGCCGGCCTGGTCAACGCCGGCGTGGTCCTGCTCGGCGTGTGGCTCGGCCTCGGCGGCGACCTCAGCGTCGGCGAGCTGACAGCGTTCATGTTCCTCGTGGCGCTGTTCGTGCAGCCGGTGCAGATGGCCACCGAGATCCTCAACGATGCCCAGAACGCGATCGCCGGCTGGCGCCGGGTCCTCGACGTCCTCGACGTCGCGCCCGACGTGGCCGACCCGGTGCCGGGCCGGGCGCTGCCGGCGGGCCCGCTGGGCGTCCAGTTCGACGGGGTCCGGTTCAACTACCCGGGCGGTCCCGACGTGCTGTCCGATGTGGACGTCGTGATCCCGGCCCAGATGAAGATCGCCGTGGTCGGCGAGACCGGCTCCGGCAAGACCACCTTCGCGAAGCTGCTCACCCGGCTGATGGACCCGACGGCCGGCACCGTCCAGCTCGGCGGCGAGCCGCTCGACGAGGTCAGCTTCGTGTCCCTGCGCAGCCGGGTGGTCATGGTGCCGCAGGACGGCTTCCTGTTCGACGCCACGGTGGCCGAGAACGTCCGGTTCGCCCGCCCCGACCTGACCGACGCCGAGCTCCTGGCGGCGTTCGAGGGCCTGGGGCTCGCCGACTGGGTCGCCGGCCTGCCCCAGGGCCTGGCCACCCCGGTCGGGGAGCGCGGCGAGGCGCTCAGCGTCGGCGAACGCCAGCTCGTGGCCCTGGCCCGCGCCTACGTCGCCGACCCCGACCTGCTGGTCCTCGACGAGGCGACCAGCGCCGTGGACCCGGCCACCGAGGTCCGCCTCGCCCGCACCCTCGACGCGGTCACCCGGGGCCGGACCACGGTCGCGATCGCGCACCGGCTGTCCACGGCCCAGGCCGCCGACGAGGTGATCGTCTTCGACGCCGGCCGGATCGTCCAACGCGGCCCGCACGCCACGTTGGTCGCGGAAACGGATTCCGTCTACGCCAAGCTCTATGCCTCCTGGCTGGAACAGACCCGCTAG
- the hisI gene encoding phosphoribosyl-AMP cyclohydrolase — MTETLAPEIAARLKRDADGLVAVIAQQHDTGEVLMLAWMDDEALRRTLATGRATYWSRSRGEYWVKGDTSGHVQRVLSVHLDCDGDALLLRVDQTGPACHTGAPSCFFTPLELA, encoded by the coding sequence GTGACCGAGACTCTGGCACCCGAGATCGCCGCCCGACTGAAACGCGACGCCGACGGTCTGGTGGCCGTCATCGCCCAGCAGCACGACACCGGCGAGGTGCTGATGCTCGCCTGGATGGACGACGAGGCGCTGCGCCGCACGCTGGCCACCGGCCGGGCGACGTACTGGTCGCGCAGCCGGGGGGAATACTGGGTCAAGGGCGACACGTCCGGTCATGTCCAGCGGGTGCTGTCCGTGCACCTCGACTGCGACGGCGACGCGCTGCTCCTGCGGGTGGACCAGACCGGTCCCGCCTGCCACACGGGCGCACCGAGCTGCTTCTTCACTCCCCTGGAGCTGGCATGA
- a CDS encoding Trp biosynthesis-associated membrane protein, which translates to MAKRTSDPADSRPGPEGSRFSGGRGLGSAVVAVLAAAGLALWLGTRPWLIELVHRPDPLPVERVAHSGAQNTPWLTAAAVVAMAGAGALLATRGLGRRLVGVLLVLAGLGVLAASGYGLAAEGAARLLLPAGNALSGLVLCAAGVVAVRFGAGWPTMGARYERGSEQKDDMWSALDRGEDPTRPDGHHIS; encoded by the coding sequence ATGGCGAAGCGGACCTCCGACCCGGCCGACTCCCGGCCCGGCCCCGAGGGCAGTCGGTTCTCCGGCGGGCGGGGTCTGGGCTCCGCCGTCGTGGCCGTTCTCGCCGCCGCCGGCCTGGCCCTCTGGCTCGGCACCCGCCCCTGGCTGATCGAGCTGGTCCACCGCCCGGACCCGCTGCCCGTCGAGCGGGTCGCGCACTCCGGGGCGCAGAACACGCCGTGGCTGACCGCCGCCGCCGTCGTGGCGATGGCCGGCGCGGGCGCCCTGCTGGCCACCAGGGGCCTCGGACGCCGCCTGGTGGGCGTGCTCCTGGTCCTGGCCGGTCTGGGCGTCCTGGCGGCCTCTGGGTACGGCCTGGCGGCCGAGGGCGCCGCCCGGCTCCTCCTGCCCGCCGGCAACGCCCTGTCCGGCCTGGTGCTGTGCGCCGCCGGCGTGGTGGCCGTCCGGTTCGGCGCGGGCTGGCCGACCATGGGCGCGCGCTACGAGCGCGGATCCGAGCAGAAAGACGACATGTGGTCGGCGCTGGATCGGGGGGAGGACCCCACCCGACCGGATGGGCACCACATAT